The following proteins are co-located in the Victivallis sp. Marseille-Q1083 genome:
- a CDS encoding transposase produces MFPIRSFKGRTAKKIEFNFDGGAINSDEGLLFIKEFDRKLGLTRRARTLLNSFDSRQSRKVKHSTLDMLRQRVFVLVAGNEDLNDHHELRNDPLIQTIVGRDR; encoded by the coding sequence GTGTTTCCAATTCGGTCTTTCAAGGGCCGAACCGCAAAAAAAATTGAATTCAATTTCGATGGTGGTGCCATCAACAGCGACGAAGGATTGCTTTTCATCAAGGAATTTGACCGAAAACTTGGGTTGACCCGTCGTGCCAGAACGCTGTTGAATTCTTTTGACAGCCGGCAATCAAGAAAAGTCAAACACTCCACGCTCGATATGCTTCGGCAAAGAGTGTTTGTATTGGTCGCGGGAAACGAAGACCTCAACGATCATCATGAATTGCGGAATGATCCCCTGATTCAAACAATCGTCGGTCGGGATCGGTAA
- a CDS encoding transposase, with protein sequence MFCGDQLLCAYLWPSKMDAVKHSRAILSLLVKRLRRKWPKVNLIFRDDSGFCRQKMLNWCDKNNVKYIVGLAKNSRLLEFSKELQDQVALSSTCPNQEILRLIAAKIIAME encoded by the coding sequence GTGTTCTGTGGCGATCAATTACTTTGCGCCTATCTCTGGCCCTCAAAGATGGATGCGGTCAAGCATTCCCGGGCAATTCTTTCTCTGTTGGTGAAACGACTCCGTAGGAAATGGCCGAAGGTCAATCTTATTTTCCGGGATGACAGCGGTTTTTGCCGTCAGAAAATGTTGAATTGGTGTGACAAAAACAATGTCAAATACATTGTCGGACTCGCAAAGAATTCTCGTCTCTTGGAATTCTCAAAGGAGCTTCAAGATCAAGTTGCTCTTTCAAGTACTTGTCCAAATCAGGAAATCTTGCGCTTGATCGCCGCAAAAATCATTGCCATGGAATAA